One Moorella sp. E308F DNA segment encodes these proteins:
- the ligD gene encoding non-homologous end-joining DNA ligase: MDRETTTGPRVNIEPYIRPRLPGQQLLLTNPDKIFWPEGLTKLDLIEYYVDMAPVILPYLRDRPLVLKRYPDGITGEAFYQKECPAYAPEWVATLPVYHADSDKTINYVLCNNKATLAWLANQGCIEVHAWLSRASHLEYPDIAVMDLDPAAGATFADVLEIALLVNQALKEFHLTGYPKTSGASGLHIFIPLYPRWTFREITAAMGYLAQLIVEVYPQKATTEHLIQKREGRVYLDYLQNVRGRSMAFPYSLRPLPGAPVSTPLTWEEVAEKKIAPGDFNIHTIRRRLEEWGDLYRGLLEHPNDLTPLLELAI; encoded by the coding sequence ATGGACCGGGAAACGACAACAGGACCGCGGGTTAACATTGAGCCCTATATACGGCCCCGCTTGCCGGGACAGCAGCTCCTGCTGACCAACCCGGACAAGATCTTTTGGCCGGAGGGGCTGACCAAGCTTGATCTCATCGAATATTATGTCGACATGGCCCCTGTCATCCTGCCTTACCTGCGGGACCGCCCTCTGGTCCTGAAGCGCTACCCGGACGGCATTACAGGGGAGGCTTTTTACCAGAAAGAGTGCCCTGCCTATGCCCCGGAGTGGGTGGCGACCCTGCCCGTCTACCACGCCGATAGCGATAAAACCATCAATTACGTTCTCTGCAATAACAAAGCAACCCTGGCCTGGCTGGCCAACCAGGGGTGCATCGAGGTCCATGCCTGGCTCTCCCGCGCCAGCCACCTGGAATACCCGGATATCGCTGTCATGGATCTCGATCCTGCGGCAGGGGCAACCTTTGCTGATGTGCTGGAAATCGCCCTCCTGGTCAACCAGGCTTTAAAGGAATTCCACCTCACTGGCTACCCCAAAACTTCAGGCGCCAGCGGCCTGCATATTTTCATTCCCCTTTATCCCCGCTGGACCTTCCGGGAAATCACGGCCGCCATGGGGTACCTGGCGCAACTGATTGTTGAAGTTTACCCGCAAAAGGCTACCACCGAACACCTTATCCAGAAGCGTGAGGGTAGAGTCTACCTGGATTACCTGCAAAATGTACGGGGGCGGTCCATGGCCTTTCCCTACAGCCTGCGGCCTTTACCCGGGGCCCCGGTTTCCACCCCGCTGACCTGGGAAGAAGTGGCGGAGAAGAAGATTGCCCCCGGAGATTTCAATATCCATACCATCAGGCGCCGCCTGGAAGAATGGGGCGACTTGTACCGGGGCCTCCTGGAGCACCCCAATGATTTAACACCCCTGTTAGAACTGGCCATATAA
- a CDS encoding stalk domain-containing protein, with translation MHHAQKPLKSLALLALFFLLAGFFPAAPAGAADVTIFVDGRELNLEEPAVIQDGYVLAPVRALAQALRAQVAWKEANREVIITGPQTTIRMVAGSKEVFKNDIKYTLAVPVQIRNGRVLAPVRFLAESLGAGVSWNSLTLTVAITTPLPAVPERVYAAPFPARVAFTANNDLWLLDGSQAGAGPVQVTKDGAVQILGWSPDGQWLAYLQREKQEEWAAKPYLWVVKADGSGAFQVDPRPVLGQPAWSPCENTLAYSTGGPGGGYAPDMNLKLATIKDGRVQVMALLPDRSELVQDFAWAPDGQSLAVSLPRTEDQPLRIDRLTLKGERSNLLTLGEAGTPIGEVYPSFAYGFSWSPGGRYLAYHLHPNSASLAADGVDLQVLDLEQPGKPLDLGVTLNYSGWLAWSPDGSRLAYIRGGGRDTTIDKRLTIVDLEAGGKIIDYGQAGQVDTMPVWLPAADGGVLFCRGPENKYWKGNQENDARVLVPGQRIWWQKLDGKAVPVTSGPAGSADYYPSVSPDGQNLTYLRLDRRDSGSLYQQPLAGGPAVELVRNVTGSSGYYGNYQPAWVSIYYLNQTARVSGKLVVSDVEGRHYELETAQGRLVLVPDKDYPAAARDLEKYAGQEVMITGVITREASLYMRGPLLRVRSVIPAGGIPAPAARLTSFAIDRPNLVVKGRYLARVEIWAIPAGTGITEKDYTLLGPTVKKVETGGEQVWIFPIPKETILATALFARGYDEQGRDVGRVALPVEGVTALNKALGTVSN, from the coding sequence ATGCATCACGCTCAAAAACCCCTTAAGTCCCTGGCCCTGCTGGCCCTTTTCTTCCTGCTGGCGGGGTTCTTCCCCGCCGCCCCGGCCGGGGCGGCTGATGTAACTATTTTTGTCGACGGCCGGGAGCTAAACCTGGAGGAACCGGCTGTTATCCAGGACGGCTACGTCCTGGCGCCCGTACGGGCCCTGGCACAGGCCCTCCGGGCGCAGGTAGCCTGGAAGGAGGCGAACAGAGAAGTAATAATAACCGGGCCGCAGACAACCATCAGGATGGTCGCCGGCAGCAAAGAGGTATTTAAAAACGATATAAAGTACACCCTGGCCGTACCCGTGCAGATACGCAACGGCCGCGTACTGGCGCCGGTGCGCTTCCTGGCGGAATCCCTGGGCGCCGGGGTCTCTTGGAACAGCCTGACCCTGACGGTAGCCATCACCACCCCGCTGCCTGCGGTACCGGAACGGGTATACGCGGCGCCCTTCCCGGCCAGGGTGGCCTTCACCGCCAACAACGACCTCTGGCTCCTGGACGGCAGCCAGGCCGGGGCCGGGCCGGTCCAGGTGACGAAGGACGGTGCCGTGCAAATCCTGGGCTGGTCCCCCGACGGCCAGTGGCTGGCCTACCTGCAACGGGAAAAGCAGGAAGAGTGGGCCGCCAAGCCTTACCTCTGGGTGGTTAAGGCCGACGGGAGTGGCGCCTTCCAGGTAGACCCGCGGCCGGTACTTGGGCAACCGGCATGGTCGCCTTGTGAAAATACCCTGGCCTACAGCACTGGCGGTCCCGGCGGCGGCTACGCCCCGGACATGAACTTGAAGCTAGCCACCATCAAAGACGGCCGGGTACAGGTAATGGCCTTGCTGCCGGACAGAAGCGAGCTGGTACAGGACTTCGCCTGGGCTCCGGACGGCCAGAGCCTGGCCGTCTCCCTGCCGCGCACTGAAGATCAGCCTCTGCGTATCGACCGCCTGACCTTGAAGGGCGAACGCAGCAACCTTCTAACCCTGGGCGAGGCCGGCACCCCCATAGGTGAGGTCTACCCCTCCTTTGCTTATGGTTTTAGCTGGTCGCCCGGCGGCCGCTACCTGGCCTATCACCTGCACCCCAACTCGGCGTCCCTGGCCGCCGACGGCGTTGACCTTCAGGTCCTGGACCTGGAGCAGCCCGGCAAGCCCCTGGACCTGGGGGTAACACTTAATTACTCCGGGTGGCTGGCCTGGTCCCCGGACGGCAGCCGGTTAGCCTATATCCGGGGCGGCGGCCGGGATACCACTATTGACAAGCGACTTACCATCGTAGACCTGGAGGCCGGGGGTAAGATCATCGATTACGGCCAGGCCGGCCAGGTAGACACTATGCCGGTGTGGCTGCCCGCCGCAGATGGCGGCGTCCTCTTCTGCCGCGGCCCGGAGAATAAGTACTGGAAGGGCAACCAGGAAAACGACGCCCGGGTCCTGGTGCCCGGCCAGCGCATTTGGTGGCAGAAGCTTGATGGTAAAGCCGTGCCCGTAACCTCCGGCCCGGCGGGCTCCGCCGACTACTACCCCTCAGTCTCCCCGGACGGCCAGAATCTTACCTACTTGCGCCTGGACCGCCGCGACAGCGGTTCCCTCTACCAGCAGCCCCTGGCCGGCGGCCCGGCGGTAGAACTGGTGCGGAACGTAACCGGCTCATCCGGTTACTACGGCAACTACCAACCTGCATGGGTGAGCATCTACTACCTGAACCAAACCGCCCGGGTAAGCGGGAAACTGGTGGTCAGCGACGTGGAAGGCCGCCACTATGAGCTGGAAACAGCTCAGGGGCGCCTGGTCCTGGTGCCGGACAAAGATTATCCTGCCGCCGCCCGAGACCTGGAAAAATACGCCGGCCAGGAGGTGATGATAACCGGCGTTATTACCCGGGAAGCCAGCCTGTACATGCGCGGTCCCTTACTGCGGGTTCGGTCCGTCATCCCGGCCGGTGGCATACCGGCCCCTGCTGCCCGGCTAACCAGCTTTGCCATTGACCGGCCCAACCTGGTGGTTAAGGGCCGGTATCTGGCCCGGGTGGAGATCTGGGCCATACCGGCGGGAACGGGTATAACGGAGAAGGATTACACCCTCCTGGGCCCGACCGTCAAGAAAGTTGAAACCGGCGGTGAACAGGTCTGGATCTTCCCCATCCCTAAAGAAACCATCCTGGCTACCGCGCTCTTTGCCCGGGGCTATGATGAACAGGGTCGCGATGTCGGCAGGGTCGCCCTGCCTGTCGAAGGCGTCACGGCATTGAATAAAGCCCTGGGAACTGTGAGCAATTAA
- a CDS encoding autorepressor SdpR family transcription factor, protein MGLNTLFKALGDDTRREILRRLAKGDMAAGEIAAAFDLSWPTISHHLSVLKEAGLVQDEKRGQYVIYSLNTTVFQDIAGWLFDLLGTITERQPAKKGEAHKENEK, encoded by the coding sequence ATGGGGTTAAACACCCTTTTCAAGGCCCTGGGCGATGACACCCGCCGGGAAATCCTGCGCCGGCTGGCCAAGGGTGATATGGCCGCCGGGGAGATTGCCGCAGCCTTCGACCTCTCCTGGCCGACCATCTCCCACCACCTAAGTGTCCTTAAGGAGGCAGGCCTGGTGCAGGATGAAAAAAGGGGCCAGTACGTCATCTATTCCCTGAACACCACTGTTTTTCAGGATATTGCGGGATGGCTGTTCGACCTGCTGGGGACAATAACAGAAAGGCAGCCAGCTAAAAAAGGGGAGGCGCATAAAGAGAATGAAAAATAA
- a CDS encoding SdpI family protein yields the protein MKNKYRVTGGTLARDWPALVVLMAMFVAGILLYPRLPDLVPAHWNFRGEVDNYFNRFWGAFALPLMTGGIYLLLLFVPYLDPKRENYPRFDRAYQMVRLGLVFFMGVIYTTILVVALGGPANLVGRVVPLAVGLLFILIGNYLPQARHNYFFGVRTPWTLASEEVWRRTHRFSGYAFIVAGFMFIVAAFLPPPANFILGMAGPATAVIGTIVYSYLVFRRVSA from the coding sequence ATGAAAAATAAGTATCGGGTTACCGGGGGAACGCTGGCCCGCGACTGGCCCGCCCTGGTGGTCCTGATGGCCATGTTCGTCGCCGGCATCCTGCTTTACCCCCGCCTGCCGGACCTGGTCCCGGCCCACTGGAACTTCCGAGGCGAGGTTGACAATTACTTCAACCGTTTCTGGGGCGCCTTCGCCCTGCCCCTGATGACCGGAGGTATCTACCTGCTCCTGCTTTTCGTCCCTTACCTGGATCCCAAGCGGGAAAACTATCCCCGCTTCGACCGGGCCTACCAGATGGTACGCCTGGGACTGGTCTTCTTTATGGGGGTAATTTATACCACCATCTTGGTCGTGGCTTTGGGCGGCCCGGCCAACCTGGTCGGCCGGGTTGTACCCCTGGCGGTTGGGTTGCTCTTTATCCTGATCGGCAACTATCTGCCCCAGGCGCGTCACAATTACTTCTTCGGCGTCCGTACACCCTGGACCCTGGCCAGTGAGGAAGTCTGGCGGCGTACCCACCGCTTTTCCGGTTATGCCTTTATCGTGGCCGGGTTCATGTTCATCGTCGCAGCCTTCCTGCCGCCGCCGGCCAACTTCATCCTTGGCATGGCCGGCCCGGCCACAGCTGTCATTGGTACCATAGTCTATTCTTATCTGGTCTTCCGTCGGGTGTCGGCCTAA
- a CDS encoding nitroreductase family protein — translation MDALEAIAKRKSVRDYKNDQIPDTAVAAIVAAGQNAPSAGPYHITVVQNKELLQHISNLALEAMKNSGNEFLMSRAALPGYEPLYGAPTLFLLSAPEGPYSLATTSCAATSMTIAATALGLGSCYLITPKLAFAADKGLAARVGIPEGYEVMCAVAVGYKAGDKFAVDRIKEDNVNYVK, via the coding sequence ATGGACGCCCTGGAAGCCATTGCAAAAAGAAAGAGTGTACGGGACTACAAAAATGACCAGATTCCTGATACAGCTGTAGCGGCCATCGTAGCTGCCGGTCAAAATGCTCCCAGCGCCGGTCCCTATCATATTACGGTGGTGCAAAACAAAGAACTGCTGCAGCACATTTCAAATCTCGCTCTGGAAGCCATGAAGAACTCGGGCAATGAGTTTTTAATGAGTCGTGCCGCGCTACCGGGCTATGAACCTCTCTATGGCGCCCCTACCCTGTTCCTTCTTTCTGCACCGGAAGGGCCATATAGCCTGGCCACCACATCCTGCGCTGCTACCAGCATGACTATTGCCGCAACAGCTCTGGGGCTGGGTTCCTGCTATCTGATTACCCCTAAGCTCGCCTTTGCAGCCGATAAGGGACTGGCTGCCAGGGTGGGTATCCCTGAAGGTTACGAAGTTATGTGCGCCGTAGCCGTAGGCTATAAAGCAGGTGATAAATTTGCTGTAGATAGGATTAAAGAAGATAATGTAAACTATGTAAAATAA